One window from the genome of Cucumis melo cultivar AY chromosome 12, USDA_Cmelo_AY_1.0, whole genome shotgun sequence encodes:
- the LOC103500857 gene encoding pescadillo homolog yields MVNKVTRKKHYRPPGQKKEGNAARYVTRSQAVKQLQIGLPLFRKLCIYKGIFPREPKKKVKGNHHTYYHLKDIAFLHHEPLLEKCREIRAYEKKIKKADAKKNKERANFLIERKPTYLSGLLRIIKERYPKFIDVLRDLDDCLSLVHLFAALPAQERLKVEAKRIHECRRLSHEWQAFISRTHKLRKVFISVKGIYYQAEVEGQKITWLAPHSLHQILTDDVDLTVILNFMDFYEKLLAHVNKHLFNSINLEYPPILDPRLEALAAEFYALLRFFDANTKTSLVNPNSPFGKVDAEDSELRLAQLQHQLPLNEPTALMHLVEDAAGMDEDEDEDTRECKKLFKNMKFFLSREVHRESLLFIIPAFGGMVSWEGDGAPFRESEKTITHQIVDRSTQTHKFLSRDYVQPQWVFDCVNNRMILPTEDYLVGRDPPPHLSPFVDNDAEGYVPDYAVTLNKLKADAKNEVLPLPGVGKEDLDDPQKLLDAGVIDRAKAIEAAEMKQKMMALEKEYHDELKLELQGGKYPSAISKLDKQLPDQENEGGEDTNLPDYQQMAEDTDNLSKVMMSRKKKNLYEAMQIGKRTKKGKIDLLHERKKKHKESHKSQ; encoded by the exons GAAGGAAGGTAACGCAGCGAGATATGTGACCAGGTCGCAGGCTGTCAAGCAGTTGCAAATTGGTTTGCCGCTTTTCag GAAATTATGCATTTACAAGGGAATATTTCCTCGAGAGCCAAAAAAGAAAGTTAAAGGAAATCACCACACTTACTACCATTTGAAGGACATTGCTTTTCTTCATCACGAGCCACTTTTGGAGAAATGTAGAGAGATTAGGGCGTAtgaaaagaagataaaaaaagctGATGCAAAGAAGAATAAAGAGCGTGCAAACTTTCTAATAGAACGCAAGCCTACATATCTATCCGGATTACTCAGAATAATAAAGGAGAG GTACCCAAAATTCATTGATGTACTAAGAGATCTAGATGATTGTCTCTCACTGGTACATCTATTTGCGGCATTACCTGCTCAAGAGAGGTTAAAGGTTGAGGCAAAGCGCATTCATGAATGTCGGAG GTTGAGTCATGAATGGCAAGCATTTATTTCTCGAACTCATAAACTACGAAAAGTATTTATATCTGTGAAAGGTATCTACTATCAG GCTGAGGTAGAAGGTCAAAAGATTACATGGCTCGCCCCGCATTCACTGCATCAGATATTGACTGATGATGTCGACTTAACTGTTATTCTTAACTTCATGGATTTTTATGAG AAACTTCTTGCCCATGTGAACAAACACTTATTTAACTCAATTAATTTGGAGTACCCTCCGATTCTGGACCCTCGTTTAGAGGCTTTGGCAGCAG AATTTTATGCTTTGTTAAGATTCTTCGATGCCAACACCAAAACTTCCTTAGTAAACCCTAATTCACCATTTGGAAAAGTAGATGCCGAAGACTCTGAGCTTAGACTTGCGCAGCTTCAACACCAGCTTCCCTTAAATGAGCCAACAGCGTTGATGCATCTTGTTGAAGATGCAGCTGGTATGGATGAGGACGAGGATGAAGATACTCGAGAATGCAAGAAACTTTTTAAGAATATGAAGTTCTTCTTGAGCCGGGAG GTTCATAGAGAATCACTGCTTTTCATCATTCCTGCATTTGGTGGCATGGTTTCGTGGGAAGGAGATGGAGCACCATTTAGGGAATCTGAAAAAACCATTACCCATCAG ATTGTTGACCGGTCAACACAGACTCACAAGTTCCTCTCCAGAGACTATGTTCAGCCACAATGGGTTTTTGATTGTGTGAATAATCGGATGATCTTACCGACTGAGGATTATTTGGTGGGAAG GGATCCTCCTCCACACTTGTCACCTTTTGTTGACAATGATGCAGAAGGATACGTTCCTGATTATGCTGTGACCCTTAACAAGTTGAAGGCGGATGCCAAAAATGAAGTCTTGCCATTGCCGGGAGTAGGGAAAGAAGATTTGGATGATCCTCAGAAATTATTGGATGCAGGTGTCATTGATCGAGCCAAGGCTATCGAAGCTGCTGAGATGAAACAAAAG ATGATGGCTCTTGAGAAAGAGTATCATGATGAGTTGAAATTGGAGCTTCAAGGAGGAAAGTATCCTTCAGCTATTTCAAAGCTTGATAAGCAGTTGCCTGATCAGGAGAATGAGGGTGGTGAGGACACCAACCTCCCTGATTATCAACAAATGGCCGAAGATACTGATAACTTGTCGAAGGTTATGATGTCTCGGAAGAAGAAAAATCTTTATGAAGCTATGCAG ATTGGTAAAAGAACGAAGAAGGGGAAAATTGATCTTCTGcatgaaaggaagaaaaagcaTAAAGAATCTCACAAATCGCAGTAA